The DNA window AAATTGACGTAGAAAACACAGTATTAATATACGATTCCTTCAAAATAGGGAAAAATATTACTTctcaaattttaaaaccaaGTTCGTGTTAGTGACGAAAAAAGTTTATAACACCAATATCGATCTAAATCAATTAATATAATtcaaagaaaaacataaacaacaaaaccaaaatgaGCGTGCATATTTATGGAGTGAGGCTATGagataacaaaactgctgCCAGAAATATGCCAAAATCAAAAGCGTGATAGTTGGCCGCACAAAAATCAGCTGTAGGCAGGCCAGACTATAGCATGCCACTTACGTTCATCTTGTAGGGATTGTCGGTCAGTCGGAAATCGCGCTGGTACATAACTCGGCTGAAACGCTCGTCCATGTTGCGCCGGAAAGCCTGTGGAACACACGAAAACTATTAGAAACTCCGTAGCCAGTGATCACCAGTGTTCCGTAGAACTTGTTGCGAAAAGCAGGCGGTTGAATAATGTTTAACAGATTTCGATTGGTGCACAAACAGCTGCGGTTATATAAGAATTTCGAGCTGCTGGGTCAGAAGGCCAGCGTGGAACTCACATTGCCGATCGTCAGCTTGTCCAGGCCGTACATGGCGTATATGGGCACCGACAGGAGCGTGGTGATGATCACGGCACCAGGTAGGATTTCGAACCACATATTGTCGGGAAATAGATTGTTATGATATTTTCTACAAGACGACACCCAGTGTGACCACGTATGTACCGTTCCAATATACAGGTAGCCCCACAAAATATACCAAAAACTAGAATGTTGAACTAGAGGTGGGCCAGTAACGATAAGAAAGTGACGGTGACTGAGTTCTATTCTGCTACTTCgatttaaaaaatggttttgTCGAACAGTTATTTGaatgaatttatattaaaaatattattatgcAAATGTGAAAAGTGTATTTTAGGCTGAGGTCTGATCCAAGCACGTCCATTTAACCGAAGAtctatattaatttaattgctttaataataattaagttTCCGATATAACAAGTAATAATActaatgtaatttaaaaaagtgATTACTGAATTTTCAGTACCTATGACACGGCTTACACAGAGAgatatatttactttaaaaaactaaaagtttcAGTGTAAGGTTGTGCGACCGTTTTGCGTTCGATCCCGATTGGTATTTTTCCCGGTACATTTGCGGTACATGCAGCTGCCCCATTTTTTTGCACTCACATCTCGGTCCTACCAATCCAATTCTTCATTGAACAGCGACCAAGGAATTCGCAGAGAGTTCTGagcgcagcaacagcagcaagcaGACTACCAACAACGAGCAGAGCGACAAATCAGTGGAGAGCAGGATGGCCACCAGCGGTATTGTCGAGTCATTTCCCACGGGCGCCCTGGTTCCCAAGGCGGAGACGGGGGTGCTGAACTTCCTGCAGAAGTACCCGGAGTACGATGGACGCGACGTCACCATAGCCATCTTCGATTCCGGCGTTGATCCCCGGGCAACGGGACTGGAGGTGAGTTGGCACTTTTTTCACACTGTCTATACCGGTGACTAAGTACTGGTACTGGTGATTCTACTACTATTCACAATGTTCCTTTTTACCAATTTTATTCTGTTTCGTTCTTTCTACATTCTACTTTGCCTCCTCTCGCGTGCTCCTTCGTTCTTCTGCTCTCCTTTTACCCATACCGATTTCTAcccgctcctgctcctccccGACAGACGTTGTGCGATGGGAA is part of the Drosophila yakuba strain Tai18E2 chromosome 2R, Prin_Dyak_Tai18E2_2.1, whole genome shotgun sequence genome and encodes:
- the LOC26536225 gene encoding DNA ligase 1 isoform X1 — protein: MWFEILPGAVIITTLLSVPIYAMYGLDKLTIGNAFRRNMDERFSRVMYQRDFRLTDNPYKMNGLEQIPDEEEKKEEKDPNEDNDDPALAKKREKERKLREKQLQKEEKLREKQLREEEKQRKN
- the LOC26536225 gene encoding uncharacterized protein LOC26536225 isoform X2, translated to MWFEILPGAVIITTLLSVPIYAMYGLDKLTIGNAFRRNMDERFSRVMYQRDFRLTDNPYKMNGLDAIPDEKTN